In Primulina eburnea isolate SZY01 chromosome 14, ASM2296580v1, whole genome shotgun sequence, the following proteins share a genomic window:
- the LOC140812125 gene encoding probable E3 ubiquitin-protein ligase LUL4, with translation MFRKTRRCYFCQSEISSTLITCLPQPPPPPPNMGITWSKRHRRHHQQPPPPSSSSPEPPSPTTTNLSLPPPPPPLPPPRSSSPLSSITPTPPPPPTTRPAQSTQSPSYAFAANAPHPTFSPAPEQHPYPPPPPPPPLPPFSYNNYSYNFSNYYPRPTGQYSNYRPYYIPQINGWGQSPAHLPRPAPPLHPPAPYVDHQSAKKIKNDVNVHKDTIRLQLDVQNEDCHLVTFTFDALVDGSITIFYFAKEGANCSFTPVYPEIKPVKIPFHKGLGQNFCQTSGTGVDLGFFDTDDLSKPFPGEDVYPLVILAESCGSILPEDEHSNLELINASRHAQISQVVLEKKNDGNFQVKVMKQILWIDGVRYELREIFGITNSGGTTINDMDLGKECVICMTEVKNTAVLPCRHLCMCSECAKELRIQSDKCPICRQPIEELLEIKVDEEVGA, from the exons ATGTTTCGTAAGACGAGAAGATGTTACTTTTGTCAAAGTGAGATTTCCTCCACCTTAATTACTTGTCTCCCACAACCACCGCCACCGCCACCGAATATGGGCATAACCTGGAGTAAAAGACATCGCCGCCACCACCAGCAACCACCCCCTCCGTCCTCCTCTTCACCAGAACCTCCTTCCCCCACCACCACCAACCTTTCActtccaccacctccaccaccgctACCACCACCGCGTTCCTCATCACCCCTCAGTTCTATCACTCCAACGCCACCACCTCCACCGACAACGCGACCAGCTCAATCCACACAATCACCAAGCTATGCTTTTGCGGCCAACGCTCCCCATCCTACGTTCTCACCAGCACCGGAGCAACATCCATACCCTCCTCCGCCTCCGCCACCTCCTCTCCCCCCATTTAGCTACAACAACTACAGTTACAACTTCTCAAATTACTACCCCAGACCTACTGGTCAGTACTCGAACTACCGCCCCTATTATATACCTCAGATCAACGGGTGGGGCCAATCACCGGCCCATCTTCCGCGGCCGGCGCCACCCCTACATCCTCCCGCTCCTTACGTTGATCATCAAAGTGCCAAAAAGATTAAGAATGATGTGAATGTCCATAAGGACACCATAAGGCTTCAATTGGATGTTCAGAACGAAGATTGCCATTTGGTTACCTTCACATTTGATGCTTTGGTTGATGGAAG TATCACTATCTTCTATTTTGCCAAGGAAGGCGCCAACTGTTCATTCACTCCTGTGTACCCCGAGATCAAGCCTGTTAAAATCCCCTTCCATAAAGGActgggtcaaaatttttgccAGACGTCAGGAACGGGTGTGGACCTAggcttcttcgataccgatgaCCTGTCTAAACCTTTTCCAGGGGAGGATGTTTATCCACTTGTTATATTAGCAGAGTCATGTGGATCGATCTTGCCTGAGGATGAACATTCAAATCTAGAACTGATAAATGCATCTCGACATGCACAAATCTCTCAGGTTGTCCTAGAAAAGAAGAATGATGGTAATTTCCAAGTGAAAGTGATGAAGCAAATTTTATGGATTGATGGTGTTCGTTACGAGTTGCGTGAGATTTTTGGAATTACCAATTCGGGTGGAACAACTATCAATGACATGGACTTGGGAAAAGAATGTGTCATTTGCATGACTGAGGTCAAGAACACAGCGGTCTTGCCATGTAGGCATTTG TGTATGTGCAGTGAGTGTGCGAAAGAGTTAAGAATCCAATCAGACAAGTGCCCAATTTGCCGCCAGCCCATTGAAGAACTTTTAGAGATCAAGGTTGATGAAG AAGTCGGGGCTTAA
- the LOC140812381 gene encoding E3 ubiquitin-protein ligase ATL31-like: MMLQQNYPHIQKVNSFFCLSPCISRHLPSSALIHFLSNKFDYRSHYSLTFQARFLCQAEIFILYMCANFTGFFRLRMGKSIGKRGFAAMDGFFLLSVAVFLVTMVGAQPGNTPTDNSQFGYAKFSPSMAVIIVVLIAVLFFIGFFSIYIRHCSDASGAAGSVRRALSMRNRRAAAARGLDASVLETFPTFSYSEVKDHKIGIGALECAVCLNEFEEKETLRLIPKCDHVFHTECIDAWLESHVTCPVCRANLVSQARDQSAQAADSANDATPQENENVVRVNSTTSRNEEIVIQVDEDRRQVAVDKDSAVAQQSSSDYPNRPPRSWSVKIFGLNKFRSNSTGHSLVHPGENLERFTLKLPAEVRKEMIHRASMKRTGSFAASTSREEVTSKTPGAGEESSRGGRYYRKLEKLDRGAKSDRWVFFTRGLSLKSPKVATEDNGEDRISSTKDSGRRNPVRMPSFNCLQDPKTGDDIETRPISKNPDSSPV; this comes from the coding sequence ATGATGCTTCAACAAAATTATCCACACATTCAAAAAGTCAATTCTTTCTTCTGTCTTTCACCTTGTATTTCACGACACCTCCCCTCTTCTGCACTGATCCATTTTCTCTCCAATAAATTCGACTACCGTTCCCATTATTCACTTACCTTCCAAGCTCGCTTCCTATGTCAAGctgagatttttattttatatatgtgtGCTAATTTTACTGGTTTCTTCAGATTAAGAATGGGAAAATCGATCGGGAAGCGAGGTTTTGCGGCCATGGATGGATTCTTTCTTCTTTCTGTGGCTGTTTTCTTGGTCACCATGGTCGGAGCTCAGCCGGGTAATACGCCGACTGACAACAGCCAGTTTGGGTACGCGAAGTTTAGTCCTTCCATGGCGGTGATCATAGTTGTCCTCATAGCGGTGCTTTTCTTCATTGGCTTCTTCTCTATTTACATCCGCCACTGCTCTGATGCCTCCGGAGCTGCTGGCAGCGTCCGACGAGCTCTTTCCATGCGTAATCGCCGTGCTGCGGCGGCGCGTGGGCTTGACGCGTCGGTATTGGAGACGTTCCCGACTTTCTCGTATTCTGAGGTGAAGgatcacaagatcgggataggaGCCTTGGAATGTGCCGTGTGTTTGAATGAGTTTGAAGAGAAGGAAACACTGCGTTTGATACCCAAATGCGATCACGTTTTCCACACAGAGTGCATCGACGCGTGGCTTGAATCCCACGTCACCTGCCCCGTTTGCAGAGCTAATTTGGTCTCGCAGGCCAGAGATCAATCGGCTCAGGCAGCAGATTCGGCGAATGATGCTACCCCACAAGAGAACGAAAACGTGGTAAGAGTCAACAGTACTACGTCAAGAAATGAGGAAATCGTCATACAAGTAGACGAAGATCGACGACAAGTAGCAGTCGACAAGGATTCAGCTGTGGCGCAGCAATCGAGCTCCGATTACCCAAACAGGCCTCCGAGAtcatggtcagtgaaaatctTTGGTCTAAACAAGTTCCGATCAAACTCCACCGGACATTCACTGGTTCATCCTGGGGAGAATCTGGAGAGGTTCACTCTGAAATTACCTGCGGAGGTGAGGAAGGAGATGATTCACCGAGCTTCGATGAAACGAACCGGGAGCTTCGCGGCGAGCACTTCACGTGAAGAGGTGACCTCCAAAACTCCCGGCGCAGGAGAAGAAAGCAGCCGGGGAGGTCGTTACTACCGAAAACTGGAGAAACTGGACAGGGGAGCTAAATCGGACAGGTGGGTATTTTTCACGAGGGGTCTGTCGCTAAAATCACCAAAGGTGGCGACGGAGGACAACGGCGAGGACCGCATTTCCTCCACGAAGGACAGCGGGCGGCGGAATCCGGTCAGAATGCCGTCTTTCAACTGTCTACAGGATCCCAAGACCGGGGATGACATTGAGACCCGACCCATTTCTAAAAACCCGGATTCGTCTCCGGTCTAG